The Rhododendron vialii isolate Sample 1 chromosome 5a, ASM3025357v1 genome contains a region encoding:
- the LOC131326849 gene encoding uncharacterized protein LOC131326849 codes for MALENYRRRLPEVVARDGVKKITEFSIVGGCRRSRERSDIWGFDGTVLGFALSAFVLEWGYYWKAGENVLEPVEKKLRRRVIDDPSCPGCGSNQESVVHILCNCPLAVQTWRLSPMHCRNGALFDHKLALPGVVCKWAMEYLQEFLSANSLNPLNIVSSGEGAANSWIRPSDGIFKIKVDGSWKEDMGKGGYGIVVRDYRGLFVAASMGFSQWCASSSIAEALAIRQGVHLGFQLGLGSIFVERDAQLLVKMLNGQVTTNQEVEMIIHDIQALSKNFQCCGFSFVRRTGNSVAHVLAN; via the exons ATGGCGCTGGAAAATTACCGGCGTCGATTGCCAGAGGTTGTTGCTAGAGATGGCGTGAAGAAAATCACAGAGTTCTCAATCGTCGGAGGTTGTAGGCGATCACGAGAGAGAAGTGACATTTGGGGGTTTGACGGAACGGTTTTGGGATTTGCCCTCTCCGCATTTGTTTTAGAATGGGGGTATTATTGGAAGGCGGGGGAAAATGTCCTGGAGCctg TAGAGAAAAAATTGCGGAGGAGGGTTATCGACGATCCCAGCTGTCCGGGTTGTGGTTCTAACCAAGAATCTGTTGTCCATATTCTTTGTAATTGCCCTTTAGCTGTTCAAACGTGGCGTTTGTCGCCTATGCAC TGTCGAAATGGGGCTCTGTTTGACCATAAGCTAGCTCTTCCTGGGGTGGTGTGCAAGTGGGCAATGGAATATTTGCAAGAGTTTTTGTCTGCAAACTCTTTGAACCCTCTAAATATTGTTTCATCTGGGGAGGGTGCTGCAAATTCGTGGATTAGGCCTTCAGATGGGATCTTTAAGATTAAGGTGGACGGTTCATGGAAGGAAGACATGGGGAAAGGAGGCTATGGTATTGTGGTTAGAGATTATAGAGGTCTTTTTGTTGCTGCTTCTATGGGTTTTTCACAGTGGTGTGCAAGTTCATCAATTGCTGAAGCTTTGGCAATTCGACAAGGTGTTCATCTTGGCTTCCAACTTGGTTTGGGGTCTATTTTCGTGGAACGTGATGCTCAATTGCTGGTGAAGATGCTCAATGGCCAGGTTACAACCAATCAAGAGGTGGAAATGATCATTCATGATATTCAAGCCTTAAGCAAAAATTTCCAGTGCTGCGGCTTTTCTTTCGTTCGTAGGACTGGTAATTCGGTTGCTCATGTGTTGGCAA ATTGA